One genomic window of Glycine soja cultivar W05 chromosome 9, ASM419377v2, whole genome shotgun sequence includes the following:
- the LOC114368145 gene encoding protein MAIN-LIKE 2-like, which yields MPPPYPLIEFLLAHTGFADVAKLRHFKIDHHLVIALVEQWRPETHTFHLSVRECTITLEDVALQLGIMVDGRSVTAETYYDWEEMCEQYLGVVPPNGEAIVGYAIKLKWLQDNMSWLPAEPTQQQLETYCRAYILRLIGRVLMLDKTGNQVHFMYLSVLAHLERVKHYSWGYACLATLYREMCRATNPDTKTMGDCVSLLQLGMVLHALHYSKS from the coding sequence ATGCCCCCTCCTTATCCTTTAATTGAGTTTTTGCTTGCTCATACTGGATTTGCTGATGTTGCAAAATTACGACACTTTAAAATTGATCATCATCTAGTGATTGCACTTGTTGAGCAATGGAGACCAGAGACTCACACTTTTCATCTTTCTGTTAGAGAATGCACAATTACACTGGAGGATGTAGCACTACAGCTTGGTATAATGGTGGACGGTAGGTCAGTCACTGCTGAAACATACTATGATTGGGAGGAAATGTGTGAACAATATTTGGGTGTGGTTCCGCCAAATGGAGAAGCAATAGTAGGCTATGCCATTAAGCTTAAGTGGTTGCAAGATAATATGTCGTGGCTTCCCGCAGAACCAACACAACAACAGTTAGAAACATATTGTAGAGCTTACATTTTGCGGCTAATTGGTAGGGTTTTAATGCTAGACAAGACGGGAAATCAAGTTCATTTTATGTACCTCAGTGTGTTGGCTCATCTCGAACGAGTCAAGCACTATAGTTGGGGCTATGCTTGTCTAGCAACATTGTATAGGGAAATGTGTAGGGCCACTAACCCTGATACCAAAACCATGGGCGATTGTGTGTCATTATTGCAATTGGGCATGGTATTGCATGCCCTTCATTACAGCAAGAGCTAA
- the LOC114425331 gene encoding uncharacterized protein At4g18257-like — translation MAGEETTGKKRVVTESLGWLTESSIMPKKHRAIAGVGASSILELKAELYKSQEDSKKSRELAGPDAEYQRAKNKIAPKDKFSVKNRGVDARAHKDKLELKAVSDGTASYAALERKAELYEKLVNGELSDEEDQEKYCVDFFRKGIEHDELPPPPLGRDVLLQNEDGPVNDDDDSLMFNMKPVGPGRTAGAVDNADYKRNIREVHEEVNRAREKASEIKLRRQEQVAAHREKLKQAYLRKRLEQLKATSIVSGSENKQT, via the exons ATGGCGGGGGAAGAGACCACCGGGAAGAAGAGGGTGGTGACAGAATCCCTAGGATGGCTAACGGAATCGTCGATAATGCCAAAGAAGCACCGAGCCATAGCTGGCGTTGGCGCATCCTCAATCCTCGAATTGAAGGCTGAACTATACAAGTCTCAGGAAGATTCCAAAAAATCACGCGAATTGGCCGGCCCCGATGCCGAGTATCAACGCGCCAAGAACAAAATCGCCCCCAAAGACAAATTCTCCGTCAAAAACCGCGGTGTCGATGCCCGCGCTCACAA GGACAAGCTTGAGTTGAAGGCGGTGAGTGATGGAACGGCGAGTTATGCGGCGCTAGAGAGGAAGGCTGAGTTGTATGAGAAGTTGGTGAATGGAGAGTTGTCGGATGAGGAGGATCAAGAGAAGTATTGTGTGGATTTTTTCCGCAAGGGAATTGAGCATGATGAGTTGCCGCCACCGCCACTGGGCCGTGATGTGTTGCTACAAAATGAAGATGGTCCtgttaatgatgatgatgattcattGATGTTTAACATGAAGCCTGTTGGGCCTGGGCGAACAGCTGGAGCTGTTGACAATGCTGATTATAAACGCAATATTAG GGAAGTTCATGAAGAAGTTAATCGAGCAAGAGAGAAGGCTTCTGAAATTAAACTTCGAAGGCAGGAGCAGGTGGCTGCTCATCGCGAGAAACTTAAACAAGCCTATCTTCGAAAGAGGCTGGAGCAACTAAAAGCCACATCTATTGTATCTGGATCTGAGAATAAACAAACCTGA
- the LOC114367966 gene encoding subtilisin-like protease SBT2.2, producing the protein MGNIYVAHLVVVVVVFCFLPCLCQGDSDDATTSDVYVVTLRHAPVSHYYGGLRREVNGFKDAAAAPGRTQFKKPRRYGNITKTDKRYGSYISRVHDSLLKKVLNGEKYLKLYSYHYLINGFAVLVTQQQAEKLSRSSEVSNVVLDFSVRTATTHTPQFLGLPQGAWFQDGGFETAGEGVVIGFVDTGIDPTHPSFDDNKYEKPYPVPAHFSGICEVTRDFPSGSCNRKLVGARHFAASAITRGIFNSTQDYASPFDGDGHGTHTASVAAGNHGIPVIVAGHHFGNASGMAPRSHIAVYKALYKSFGGFAADVVAAIDQAAQDGVDIISLSITPNRRPPGVATFFNPIDMALLSAVKQGIFVVQAAGNTGPSPTSMFSFSPWIYTVGAASHDRVYSNSIFLGNNVTIPGVGLAPGTDESKLYKLIHAHHALSNDTTVADDMYVGECQDAYKFNKSLIKGNLLMCSYSIRFVLGLSTIKRASETAKNLSAAGVVFYMDPFVIGFQLNPVPMKMPGIIIASTNDSKVLTQYYNSSLEIDAVSKKIVKFGAVATICGGLKPNYSNVAPKVMYYSARGPDPEDSLPHEADILKPNLLAPGNFIWAAWSSVGTDSVEFLGENFALMSGTSMAAPHVAGLAALIRQKFPNFSPAAIGSALSTTASLYDKSGGPIMAQRSYASPDQNQSPATPFDMGSGFVNASGALNPGLVFDSGYDDYMSFLCGINGSAPVVLNYTGQNCALYNLTVYGPDLNLPSITISKLNQSRIVQRTVQNIAQNESYSVGWTAPNGVSVKVSPTHFCIGSGERQVLSVLLNATLSSSVASFGRIGLFGNQGHVVNIPLSVMVKISSNTTTS; encoded by the exons ATGGGGAACATTTATGTGGCAcatttggtggtggtggtggtggtgttttgcTTTTTGCCATGCTTGTGTCAAGGTGATTCAGATGATGCTACTACCTCTGATGTGTATGTTGTTACTCTGAGACATGCTCCTGTTTCTCATTACTATGGTGGGTTGAGAAGAGAGGTTAATGGCTTCAAAGATGCTGCTGCTGCACCTGGCAGAACTCAATTTAAAAAACCAAGAAG GTATGGCAATATTACTAAGACAGATAAGAGATATGGCTCTTACATTTCTCGGGTTCATGATTCTTTGTTGAAGAAAGTGTTAAATGGAGAGAAATATCTGAAGCTCTATAGCTACCATTACCTGATAAATGGATTCGCGGTGCTGGTTACCCAACAACAG GCAGAGAAACTATCAAGGAGTAGTGAAGTGTCCAATGTGGTTTTGGATTTTTCTGTAAGGACTGCGACTACGCATACACCACAGTTTTTGGGTCTGCCACAGGGAGCATGGTTTCAAGATGGTGGGTTTGAGACTGCTGGAGAAGGAGTTGTTATAGGGTTCGTTGACACCGGCATAGATCCAACACATcctagttttgatgataacaaatatGAAAAGCCGTATCCCGTTCCTGCTCATTTTTCTGGCATCTGTGAGGTTACTCGCGACTTTCCATCTGGTTCTTGCAATAGGAAGCTTGTTGGGGCCCGTCATTTTGCAGCTTCTGCCATAACCAGAGGAATATTTAATTCGACTCAGGACTATGCTTCTCCCTTTGATGGTGATGGCCATGGAAC GCACACAGCATCTGTTGCAGCAGGAAACCATGGGATTCCAGTGATTGTTGCTGGACATCACTTTGGGAATGCTAGCGGGATGGCTCCTCGTTCACA CATTGCTGTTTACAAGGCACTATACAAAAGCTTTGGAGGATTTGCTGCAGATGTTGTTGCAGCTATTGACCAg GCAGCTCAGGATGGGGTTGACATAATAAGCTTGTCTATTACTCCCAATAGACGTCCTCCTGGTGTTGCAACCTTCTTCAACCCAATAGACATGGCTTTGCTGTCAGCTGTGAAGCAAGGTATTTTTGTAGTTCAAGCAGCAGGAAATACTGGACCATCACCAACAAGCATGTTCTCCTTCAGTCCATGGATCTATACTGTTGGTGCTGCCTCTCATGACCGGGTTTATAGCAACTCCATATTTCTTGGAAATAATGTGACCATACCTGGAGTTGGTCTTGCAC CTGGCACAGATGAAAGCAAACTTTATAAACTGATTCATGCACATCATGCTTTGAGCAATGACACCACAGTTGCTGATGATATGTATGTTGGTGAGTGCCAAGATGCATATAAGTTCAATAAGAGTTTGATCAAGGGAAACCTCTTGATGTGCAGCTATTCAATTCGATTTGTGCTGGGACTCTCCACCATCAAACGGGCCTCAGAAACAGCCAAAAACCTGAGTGCAGCTGGTGTTGTGTTCTATATGGATCCCTTTGTGATTGGTTTTCAGCTTAACCCTGTTCCAATGAAAATGCCTGGCATAATAATTGCTTCCACAAATGATTCCAAG GTTTTAACGCAATACTACAATTCTTCGTTGGAAATAGATGCAGTTTCaaagaaaattgttaaatttGGGGCTGTTGCCACTATCTGCGGTGGACTGAAACCAAACTACAGCAATGTTGCCCCAAAGGTTATGTATTACTCTGCCAGAGGACCAGATCCAGAGGACAGTCTTCCTCACGAAGCTGACATTTTGAAACCTAACCTGTTAGCTCCGGGAAATTTTATATGGGCTGCTTGGAGTTCTGTTGGCACTGATTCAGTTGAATTCCTAG GTGAGAATTTTGCATTGATGTCTGGCACAAGCATGGCTGCACCACATGTTGCTGGTCTTGCTGCACTAATTAGGCAAAAGTTCCCCAATTTCAGTCCTGCAGCTATTGGATCTGCTCTTTCTACTACAGCCTCTCTGTATGACAAGAGTGGTGGGCCAATAATGGCTCAGCGATCATATGCCTCTCCAGATCAAAACCAGTCTCCGGCAACTCCTTTTGACATGGGAAGTGGTTTTGTGAATGCAAGTGGAGCACTGAATCCGGGTTTGGTTTTTGATTCTG GTTATGATGATTACATGTCATTTCTATGTGGAATCAACGGTTCAGCTCCCGTGGTGCTAAACTACACGGGCCAAAATTGCGCGCTCTATAACTTGACTGTCTATGGTCCTGATCTGAACCTGCCCTCAATCACTATATCAAAGCTGAACCAATCCAGAATAGTGCAGAGGACAGTCCAAAACATTGCTCAAAATGAATCTTACAGTGTTGGTTGGACTGCTCCTAATGGGGTTTCAGTGAAAGTGTCTCCAACTCACTTCTGTATTGGCAGTGGTGAGAGGCAGGTCTTGTCTGTGCTCTTGAATGCAACCCTTAGCAGCTCTGTGGCCAGCTTTGGGAGAATTGGGCTGTTTGGGAATCAAGGTCATGTGGTCAACATTCCACTTTCAGTCATGGTTAAAATCTCATCTAACACTACTACTAGCTAA